From a single Aspergillus puulaauensis MK2 DNA, chromosome 2, nearly complete sequence genomic region:
- a CDS encoding uncharacterized protein (COG:G;~EggNog:ENOG410PJXR;~InterPro:IPR020846,IPR011701,IPR036259;~PFAM:PF07690;~TransMembrane:11 (o59-77i84-103o109-133i145-165o177-197i218-241o253-271i283-302o308-331i343-366o372-396i);~go_function: GO:0022857 - transmembrane transporter activity [Evidence IEA];~go_process: GO:0055085 - transmembrane transport [Evidence IEA]), whose translation MGTGEVQQATVAPDGGLRAWIVATGGCAAQMCTFGYINTFGTYQSYYTQYLPGSSPSSISWIGSSQTFLLYFLGIISGPLSDRFGVRAAIVPGSIFLIASVMATSETTGYYQIMLAQGILGGIGNGFIFTPAMSCVGQFFTTSRAWAMGIGISGGAVGGVLFPIMLQRLIPRVGFGWAVRVIGFLLLVVAGYMCATMKEFAPRRKRGWLIPAAWKEKPYVLVNVAFLLALMGSYTPLFYAVEYGLSHGVDAALAWRQVAVINAASFFGRLIPNFLGDRLGRINMSVVCYTVCAILCLCWTAAESTAGITIWNIAYGFFSGAIFSLFAPVVAQVCPNLGDIGTYIGQGSTLCSFGALVGTPVSGALIRNYGYFSASLFSALTIFAGACCLGAARLLFGKAFLLVV comes from the exons ATGGGGACGGGCGAAGTGCAGCAAGCCACGGTTGCTCCAGATGGTGGTCTACGAGCCTGGATCGTTGCGACTGGGGGGTGTGCAGCCCAGAT GTGCACATTTGGCTATATCAATACCTTTGG TACATACCAGAGCTACTATACACAATATCTCCCCGGTTCCTctcccagcagcatctcATGGATAGGATCCTCACAGACGTTCCTATTGTACTTCCTAGGAATCATTAGCGGGCCTCTGTCTGATCGCTTCGGCGTACGC GCTGCAATTGTCCCCGGAAGTATATTCTTGATCGCCTCCGTCATGGCCACCAGTGAAACTACGGGGTACTACCAGATTATGCTAGCGCAGGGTATCCTAGGGGGAATCGGCAATGGTTTTATATTCACCCCAGCCATGTCCTGTGTAGGGCAGTTCTTCACTACTTCACGCGCATGGGCAATGGGCATCGGAATCAGCGGCGGCGCTGTCGGTGGTGTCCTGTTCCCAATTATGCTGCAGAGGCTAATTCCACGagttggctttggctgggCTGTCCGGGTGATTGGGTTCCTCTTGCTCGTCGTGGCTGGGTACATGTGCGCAACGATGAAGGAGTTTGCGCCGCGCCGGAAAAGAGGTTGGCTAATTCCTGCGGCttggaaggagaagcccTATGTTCTTGTCAATGTGGCCTTCCTGTTGGCTCTGATGGGGTCGTATACTCCGCTGTTTTATGCGGTTGAGTATGGGCTTTCCCATGGCGTGGACGCTGCGCTGGCATGGCGCCAGGTCGCCGTTATCAATGCGGCTTCGTTCTTTGGTCGGCTTATTCCGAACTTTCTGGGTGATAGGCTGGGGCGGATTAATATGTCTGTTGTTTGCTATACCGTGTGCGCTATCTTGTGTTTATGTTGGACTGCAGCTGAAAGTACTGCTGGGATCACGATATGGAATATTGCCTATGGATTCTTTTCCGGTGCTATCTTTTCCCTGTTTGCACCAGTCGTGGCACAAG TGTGTCCGAACCTAGGGGACATTGGCACTTATATTGGCCAGGGATCTACTTTATGCAGTTTTGGTGCCCTTGTGGGAACCCCCGTCAGTGGTGCTTTGATTCGGAATTATGGGTATTTCTCTGCGTCCCTGTTCAGCGCGTTGACGATATTTGCAGGAGCGTGTTGTCTGGGAGCTGCTAGACTACTATTTGGAAAGGCCTTTTTGCTTGTGGTTTAA
- a CDS encoding uncharacterized protein (COG:F;~EggNog:ENOG410QE8B;~InterPro:IPR000845,IPR035994;~PFAM:PF01048;~SECRETED:SignalP(1-22);~go_function: GO:0003824 - catalytic activity [Evidence IEA];~go_process: GO:0009116 - nucleoside metabolic process [Evidence IEA]), with amino-acid sequence MSDPQKYWVGWICALRVEFVAAQTFLDEVHDGPAFVQPHDSNSYKLGAIGAHNVVVATLPEAEYGTASAARVAANMLTSFPNVRFGLMVGIGGGAPSKKNDIRLGDIVVGVPREGERGVLQYDFGKTVQERKFQVTMLLNQPPDTLLSAVAAIRTKHTLARHGIHEAVDAALARNPRLVGEFGRPLPESDRLFKPDIVYDPAVQFDASALLQRRVRQPHEDNPAIHYGTIASANQLMKDATVRDRLIAEKNVLCFEKWAAGPMNHFPCLVIRGICDYSDSHKNDAWQGYAAMVAAVYARELLDVIHPTSVEVQRTLQDLARKEFSNMKPDINSLKATNDKI; translated from the exons ATGTCCGATCCCCAGAAATACTGGGTAGGCTGGATCTGCGCCCTGCGGGTCGAATTCGTCGCCGCGCAGACATTCCTCGACGAAGTCCACGACGGCCCAGCATTCGTCCAGCCCCATGACTCCAACAGCTACAAGCTGGGCGCGATCGGTGCCCACAATGTCGTTGTCGCGACTCTCCCAGAAGCCGAGTACGGCACTGCCTCTGCTGCGCGCGTTGCCGCGAACATGCTCACCAGCTTCCCGAACGTGCGGTTCGGCCTGATGGTGGGGATTGGCGGCGGGGCGCCGAGCAAGAAGAATGATATCCGGCTTGGGGATATTGTGGTTGGGGTTCCgagagagggcgagaggggTGTATTGCAGTATGACTTTGGCAAGACGGTGCAGGAGCGCAAGTTCCAGGTGACGATGTTGTTGAACCAGCCACCGGATACCCTGCTGAGTGCTGTCGCTGCGATACGGACAAAACATACTCTTGCTCGTCATGGAATCCACGAAGCCGTTGATGCTGCGCTTGCTCGGAATCCAAGGCTCGTGGGTGAGTTTGGGCGTCCGCTGCCGGAGAGTGACCGGCTCTTCAAGCCTGACATTGTTTACGATCCGGCTGTCCAGTTTGATGCCAGTGCTCTTTTGCAGAGAAGAGTTCGCCAGCCGCATGAGGATAATCCGGCAATTCACTATGGCACGATTGCCTCGGCGAACCAGCTCATGAAGGATGCTACGGTCCGGGATAGGCTCATTGCGGAGAAGAATGTTTTGTGCTTCGAGAAGTGGGCCGCGGGGCCCATGAACCATTTCCCGTGTCTTGTGATCCGGGGGATCTGCGACTACTCGGATTCGCATAAAAATGATGCGTGGCAGGGATACGCGGCGATGGTGGCGGCAGTGTACGCAAGAGAGTTGCTCGACGTGATTCACCCCACCTCGGTGGAGGTTCAGCGCACGCTCCAGGACCTTGCAAGGAAGGAATTCAGTAATATGAAACCAG ATATAAACAGCCTCAAGGCCACTAATGATAAGATCTAG
- a CDS encoding uncharacterized protein (COG:M;~EggNog:ENOG410PKIB;~InterPro:IPR002110,IPR020683,IPR036770;~PFAM:PF00023;~go_function: GO:0005515 - protein binding [Evidence IEA]), with protein MASSVVDHLVKSQPTAAVAVLYLSYVNQHEQSLRCFMAEPLRQLAYSDCAVDKSVQAMFNDNLKVPEPGEERLEAALVSVLSGRGSAFVVVDAVDEFQSPKLRNDLVTALLRIQSQVPVNIFLTSRPDQGTSQILRDCSHIVKELLGSQDDLDMYLSAELLRVCPWEDAGSRSLHQAKRDIMDAANGKFLIAHLCLNALHAVNISSTQDLTAALEQLKASPDTSHTQKSILLEDIYRKTITRLKLQRNNVGMRALMWVTCSKRPLSLSELEQALAVQMIKDTAPALRQLPVISMNTILSACLGLITVNPSPDSIVFAHKTAHEYFSTWRDEYFPNAEDEITRTCTSMLLLYTPSAFLSLSNSAAQLERQEKSHHSHPFYFYAASHWGNHARKTNAHRDLIMRFLEQEDKVNATDYVHRSSGHSPNTTIRPYRVPHPLRAIHLVAFFGLEDIFARLPEMYTSRKISLFPDRTWSKELNCVATIQNLTPLHYAVRGGHQGMVQLLVKSGAAVNKGDWHHVTPCGFARHYEQQDIYIFLKKHGGRTSDEMPGKEELGLVWDLTKHYARSVDLSIIRFI; from the exons ATGGCCTCGTCTGTGGTTGACCATCTTGTCAAGTCACAGCCTACTGCTGCAGTCGCCGTCCTCTATCTCAGCTATGTCAATCAGCACGAGCAATCTCTACGTTGCTTTATGGCCGAACCGCTTAGACAGCTGGCGTATTCCGACTGCGCAGTCGACAAATCAGTCCAGGCCATGTTTAACGACAACCTCAAGGTCCCAGAACCAGGCGAAGAACGACTCGAAGCCGCGTTGGTGTCTGTATTATCAGGCCGGGGTTCTGCCTTTGTCGTCGTGGATGCCGTTGACGAGTTCCAATCCCCGAAGTTGAGGAACGATCTAGTCACAGCTTTACTGCGAATACAATCGCAGGTCCCAGTGAATATCTTCTTGACATCGCGGCCCGATCAAGGCACGTCTCAGATTCTCAGAGATTGCTCTCATATTGTTAAAGAGCTTCTTGGTTCCCAGGATGACCTTGACATGTATCTCTCCGCCGAGCTTTTGCGCGTATGCCCATGGGAAGACGCAGGCTCTCGCAGTCTCCATCAAGCAAAGAGGGACATCATGGATGCTGCTAACGGAAA ATTCCTCATTGCACATCTATGCTTGAACGCCCTCCACGCCGTAAACATATCCTCCACCCAGGACTTAACAGCTGCTTTAGAACAGTTAAAAGCGAGCCCTGATACCTCCCACACCCAGAAGTCGATACTACTTGAAGATATATACCGCAAGACAATAACGCGTTTAAAGCTTCAACGCAACAACGTCGGTATGCGGGCTCTCATGTGGGTGACTTGCTCCAAGAGGCCGCTGTCCCTTTCCGAGCTGGAGCAGGCACTCGCCGTTCAAATGATCAAAGACACGGCTCCTGCATTAAGACAGTTACCTGTGATATCGATGAATACGATACTGTCCGCCTGCCTCGGACTCATCACCGTGAACCCATCCCCTGACAGCATCGTATTCGCCCACAAAACCGCCCATGAATACTTTTCCACCTGGAGGGACGAGTACTTCCCAAacgcagaggatgaaataACCAGGACGTGTACTTCAATGCTTCTGCTCTATACGCCGTCTGCATTCCTCAGCCTGTCAAACAGCGCTGCCCAACTTGAGCGCCAGGAGAAATCACACCACTCCCATCCATTCTACTTCTACGCAGCATCACACTGGGGTAACCATGCCCGCAAAACCAATGCCCACCGTGATCTGATTATGAGGTTTCTCGAGCAGGAGGACAAAGTAAACGCCACTGACTATGTCCATCGATCGTCGGGCCATTCCCCGAACACCACAATAAGACCGTACCGTGTCCCCCACCCGTTGCGTGCAATTCATCTGGTTGCGTTCTTCGGTCTTGAGGATATATTTGCCCGTCTACCCGAGATGTATACATCGCGCAAGATATCGCTATTCCCCGACAGGACGTGGTCAAAGGAGTTGAACTGCGTAGCTACTATTCAGAACCTAACACCACTCCACTATGCAGTCAGAGGGGGGCACCAGGGAATGGTTCAACTACTTGTGAAGTCTGGGGCAGCCGTTAATAAAGGAGACTGGCATCATGTAACGCCGTGTGGCTTTGCGCGTCACTACGAGCAGCAGGACATTTACATATTTCTGAAAAAGCACGGCGGAAGGACCTCGGATGAGATGCCTGGGAAGGAGGAGCTTGGGTTGGTATGGGACTTGACGAAGCATTATGCTAGATCAGTCGACTTGAGCATTATTCGGTTTATTTAG
- a CDS encoding uncharacterized protein (COG:S;~EggNog:ENOG410PQAI;~InterPro:IPR028116,IPR014347;~PFAM:PF14832): protein MPRWTFETTPDTLSKAEKDTLAKAITDNYVNLDIPAFLVNVFFHENRIGTFYSGGKTPPNTVFFGIDHAARSFASEEARLSFIDSVNTIVEPILGPKGVKWEYNIYQHPADSWRVNGMIPPVQQEEIWKQWMDKDAAVRYGAYTDTDSG, encoded by the coding sequence ATGCCTCGCTGGACCTTTGAAACCACGCCAGACACATTGTCCAAGGCAGAAAAGGACACCCTCGCCAAAGCCATAACCGACAACTACGTCAACCTCGACATCCCAgccttcctcgtcaacgtcttcttccacgaaAACCGAATCGGCACCTTCTACAGCGGCGGGAAGACGCCCCCAAACACCGTCTTCTTCGGTATCGACCACGCGGCTCGCTCCTTCGCCAGCGAAGAGGCTCGCCTGTCTTTCATTGATAGTGTCAATACCATTGTGGAACCGATCCTGGGACCCAAGGGCGTCAAGTGGGAATACAACATCTATCAACACCCTGCGGACAGCTGGCGGGTGAACGGCATGATTCCACCAgtgcagcaggaggagatcTGGAAGCAATGGATGGATAAGGATGCGGCGGTGCGGTATGGAGCGTACACTGACACAGACAGTGGATAG
- a CDS encoding MBL fold metallo-hydrolase (COG:S;~EggNog:ENOG410PNYW;~InterPro:IPR001279,IPR036866;~PFAM:PF00753,PF12706): MASILQADVYVSSRLPIAIKRAGESSSFSPISCTLIHGDSEAVLVDTPISVSQTEDLVRWIKDTAPGKDVRYVYITHGHGDHWFGITVLRKHWPNLCAIATPGTVEHMKEQLRPAILDGLWRTLFPGGQIPAYPELAQVMESPVFELEGNEFQAVEVGHTDTYDTTVLHVPSIKLVVAGDAVYGDVHQFFGEADTPEKRREWLRALDTIEALRPHTVIAGHKRVGTVDGLFNLHKTRQYILDFEEAVAVSSNWEDLWREIQRRYPRRINPHAILRGAMAAFPDS, translated from the coding sequence ATGGCGTCTATTCTCCAAGCTGATGTGTACGTTTCCTCGCGGCTACCCATTGCCATAAAACGTGCTGGAGAGTCGAGTTCCTTCTCTCCGATATCTTGCACCCTAATCCATGGAGACTCCGAAGCTGTCCTAGTAGACACTCCGATATCCGTCTCCCAAACCGAAGACCTCGTCCGTTGGATCAAAGACACTGCACCGGGCAAAGACGTCCGCTACGTTTACATCACCCATGGCCACGGCGACCACTGGTTCGGTATAACCGTGCTTCGAAAGCACTGGCCTAATCTATGTGCAATTGCTACACCCGGAACCGTCGAGCATATGAAAGAGCAGCTTAGGCCAGCGATCCTCGATGGGCTTTGGCGCACGCTGTTTCCGGGAGGCCAGATTCCTGCCTATCCCGAGCTCGCGCAGGTGATGGAATCTCCAGTGTTTGAGCTAGAAGGAAACGAGTTCCAGGCGGTCGAGGTTGGCCATACGGATACCTACGATACCACTGTGCTGCATGTGCCGAGCATTAAACTTGTGGTGGCGGGGGATGCTGTTTATGGAGATGTTCACCAGTTCTTTGGTGAAGCAGATACTCCCGAGAAGCGACGCGAGTGGCTTCGTGCGCTTGATACGATTGAAGCTCTTCGGCCACACACTGTCATTGCAGGCCACAAGCGCGTCGGAACAGTGGATGGCTTGTTTAATCTGCACAAGACCCGGCAGTATATTCTTGATTTTGAGGAAGCAGTTGCGGTTTCTTCGAACTGGGAGGACCTGTGGAGGGAAATCCAACGACGGTACCCCAGACGGATTAACCCCCATGCTATTCTGAGGGGAGCCATGGCGGCGTTTCCTGACAGTTGA
- a CDS encoding MBL fold metallo-hydrolase (COG:S;~EggNog:ENOG410PNYW;~InterPro:IPR001279,IPR036866;~PFAM:PF00753,PF12706) codes for MSLRSAVYIAPPAPFRTPNGKEGFWSPIACTLIYSPTEAVLVDTPITIKQTQTLISWIDRIAPGRKLSYIYITHGHGDHFFGLPALLEHYPNAKPVATPGTIAHMQSQIAEKAFRATWESRFPDGQIQRPFVLAQPLPSSKQFRLPNDSAGADSGGWVFQAIETGHSDTHDSTILWVPDLRLAVCGDVVYGQVHQMLFEANTAAKREEWIRAIETVEALDPLYVVPGHVQEGEIPGVWHLANTKRYIRDFASVLETKPKSPKDITNAMVKLYPDRYNVGAVIMSAMGAFQAAKEAHLYSVQVNNCKQWRALTQPEQHSTASYESLERVNSEPPV; via the exons ATGTCCCTTCGGTCAGCCGTGTATATCGCCCCTCCAGCCCCCTTCAGGACCCCCAATGGCAAAGAAGGCTTCTGGTCTCCCATAGCCTGCACCCTCATCTACTCACCCACAGAAGCAGTCCTCGTCGACACTCCTATAACTATAAAACAAACCCAGActttgatttcctggatcGACCGGATCGCCCCGGGGCGGAAGCTCTCCTATATCTATATCACTCACGGCCATGGCGATCACTTCTTCGGCCTTCCAGCACTCTTGGAACACTATCCCAACGCAAAGCCCGTTGCGACACCTGGCACAATCGCACACATGCAATCACAGATCGCGGAGAAGGCCTTCCGCGCGACGTGGGAGAGTCGTTTCCCCGATGGCCAGATTCAGCGCCCGTTTGTGCTAGCGCAGCCCTTGCCATCTAGCAAGCAATTCCGTCTGCCGAATGAtagtgctggtgctgataGTGGTGGATGGgtcttccaggccatcgagACAGGACACTCAGATACCCACGACTCCACTATACTGTGGGTGCCCGATCTACGTCTCGCGGTGTGTGGGGACGTTGTCTATGGCCAGGTGCATCAGATGCTCTTTGAAGCGAACACGGCGGCAAAGCGCGAAGAGTGGATTCGTGCTATTGAAACGGTCGAGGCCCTTGATCCGTTGTATGTTGTCCCAGGGCATGTACAGGAGGGCGAGATCCCTGGGGTCTGGCATTTGGCCAATACCAAGCGGTATATTCGGGATTTTGCTAGCGTGCTAGagacgaagccgaagtcGCCGAAGGATATCACAAACGCTATGGTTAAGCTGTATCCAGACCGGTATAATGTTGGGGCGGTTATTATGAGTGCCATGGGGGCGTTTCAGGCTGCGAAGGAGGCTC AcctatactccgtacaagtAAATAACTGCAAGCAATGGCGTGCGCTGACTCAGCCGGAACAACACTCCACCGCCAGTTATGAGTCACTGGAAAGAGTCAACTCTGAACCCCCAGTATGA
- the VAS1_1 gene encoding valine--tRNA ligase (COG:J;~EggNog:ENOG410PI3F;~InterPro:IPR013155,IPR009080,IPR001412,IPR033705, IPR014729,IPR009008,IPR002300,IPR002303;~PFAM:PF08264,PF00133;~go_function: GO:0000166 - nucleotide binding [Evidence IEA];~go_function: GO:0002161 - aminoacyl-tRNA editing activity [Evidence IEA];~go_function: GO:0004812 - aminoacyl-tRNA ligase activity [Evidence IEA];~go_function: GO:0004832 - valine-tRNA ligase activity [Evidence IEA];~go_function: GO:0005524 - ATP binding [Evidence IEA];~go_process: GO:0006418 - tRNA aminoacylation for protein translation [Evidence IEA];~go_process: GO:0006438 - valyl-tRNA aminoacylation [Evidence IEA]) encodes MASTQAEPPAKPMSEKQRLKLEKFAKKKEKLAQEALLKEQQGTSASKAKKAKEQQTPAVQSKDWIDKTPAGQRKILKSLDDDFTKAYLPAVVESAWYSYWEDQGLFKPRTEEDGSIKPKGKYVIAIPPPNVTGKLHIGHALALSLEDTLTRWHRMRQFSTLYIPGCDHAGIATQAVVEKQLARNPINGKSKRQDFTRAEFVQLCQDWKEDYHTAINKTVRKLGVSVDWSREAFTMSPELSKAVTETFVRLHSEGLIYRANRLVHWSCRLSTALSTLEVDQKELEGTTKLDVPGYERKIEFGTLTYFKYQVEGSDQTIEIATTRPETMLGDTGIAVHPQDERYKDFVGKTVQHPIIPGRKLRIVADEYVDREFGTGAVKLTPAHDHNDFNLGKKHGLPFINILNEDGTLNSNAGPYAGEKRFNARYGIIEELKKLGLYTRQESNKMVVPICSRSGDIVEPLLKPQWWMKMEPLTKPAIEVVETGELVIRPEVQKRQYLQWMRNLQDWCLSRQLWWGHQIPAYFVSIEGEDGGEDADDKYWVCGRTESEAREKAEQKFPGRKITLRQDEDVLDTWFSSGLWPFSTLGWPEKTADLEKYFPTTTLETGWDILPFWVSRMIIFSLKLTGKVPFTEVYCHGLIRDSEGRKMSKSLGNVVDPVDIVDGISLDGLHQQLLQGNLAPGEVKTAEKYQKKAFPQGIPEIGADALRFSLVNYTQASGGDINFDIKTMHGYRKFCNKIYQATKYVLGRLGEDFVPRESSALTGKESLPERWILTKLNTAAKEINIALEEREFARSTQISYRFLYDELFDVYIENSKTIISDGTPEESRSAQDTLYTALETGLRMVAPFMPFLTEELWQRLPRRPNDSTSSITVANYPEYESSFDDPKSEATYELILGCSKGVRSLLADYAVKDKGVAYITPLNQDSHDTISAQLLTIKSLSGKTPVDIKILNFGETSPTGCAVFPVSAAANVYLEVKNRIKDASKEVAKFKAKLAEAQRDQEDIEGITAELHKVQDKDVTEALRSAERRKHDVGATLRALEETVAMFEKMAVYIMHGTK; translated from the exons ATGGCCTCTACGCAGGCTGAGCCCCCGGCAAAGCCAATGAGCGAGAAGCAGCgcctgaagctggagaaattcgctaagaagaaggagaagctcgcCCAGGAAGCCCTGCTCAAAGAGCAACAGGGCACAAGCGCAtccaaggcgaagaaggccaaggagcAGCAAACTCCCGCGGTTCAGTCGAAAGATTGGATTGACAAAACGCCAGCTGGACAGAGAAAGATCTTGAAATCGTTGGACGACGACTTCACCAAGGCTTACTTGCCCGCTGTTGTTGAGTCTGCCTGGTACAGCTACTGGGAGGACCAGGGACTGTTCAAGCCGCggacggaggaggatgggagtATCAAGCCAAAGGGCAAATATGTCATTGCCATCCCACCACCCAAT GTGACTGGCAAACTCCACATTGGACACGCCCTGGCGCTGTCGCTAGAGGACACCCTGACCAGATGGCATCGCATGCGACAGTTCTCGACGCTCTACATCCCTGGCTGTGACCATGCCGGTATTGCTACCCAGGCGGTCGTCGAGAAACAGCTGGCCAGAAACCCGATAAACGGCAAGTCTAAGCGGCAAGACTTTACTCGCGCTGAATTCGTGCAGTTGTGCCAGGACTGGAAGGAGGATTACCATACAGCCATCAACAAGACCGTGCGCAAACTCGGTGTCTCGGTCGACTGGTCGCGGGAAGCCTTCACCATGAGTCCGGAGTTGTCCAAAGCGGTTACCGAGACCTTTGTGCGACTGCACTCCGAAGGGCTCATCTATCGGGCGAACAGGCTGGTGCATTGGTCGTGTCGTCTCTCCACCGCTTTATCCACGCTGGAAGTCGACCAGAAGGAGCTCGAGGGGACCACAAAGCTCGACGTGCCAGGCTACGAGAGGAAGATTGAATTCGGAACTCTCACGTATTTCAAATACCAGGTCGAGGGCTCTGACCAGACAATCGAGATTGCCACCACGCGTCCAGAGACAATGCTGGGTGATACCGGCATTGCCGTCCATCCCCAGGATGAACGATACAAGGATTTCGTGGGCAAGACCGTCCAACACCCGATCATCCCTGGTAGAAAGTTGCGGATCGTGGCCGACGAATATGTTGACAGGGAGTTTGGTACTGGTGCTGTCAAGCTCACTCCTGCGCACGATCATAACGATTTCAACCTTGGCAAGAAGCACGGCCTGCCATTCATCAACATTCTCAATGAGGACGGCACTCTGAATAGCAATGCGGGTCCCTATGCCGGAGAGAAGAGATTCAATGCACGATACGGCATCATCGAGGAACTTAAGAAGCTGGGCCTTTACACGAGACAAGAGTCAAACAAGATGGTTGTTCCTATTTGCAGTCGATCAGGGGATATCGTAGAACCCCTTCTAAAACCCCAATGGTGGATGAAAATGGAACCCCTGACGAAACCTGCCATTGAGGTCGTCGAAACGGGCGAGCTCGTTATCCGACCAGAGGTGCAGAAGCGACAGTACCTGCAATGGATGCGCAACCTCCAAGACTGGTGCCTGTCGAGACAACTGTGGTGGGGACATCAGATCCCAGCGTACTTCGTCAGCATCGAGGGTGAAGACGGTGGCGAAGACGCCGATGACAAGTACTGGGTATGTGGCCGAACAGAAAGTGAAGCCCGGGAAAAGGCAGAACAGAAGTTCCCCGGCAGGAAAATCACCCTCAGACAAGACGAAGACGTCTTGGATACCTGGTTCAGCTCTGGGCTTTGGCCGTTTAGTACCCTCGGATGGCCAGAGAAGACGGCGGATCTGGAAAAGTACTTTCCTACCACGACCCTGGAGACAGGCTGGGATATTCTACCGTTCTGGGTCAGCCGCATGATCATCTTCTCTCTCAAACTCACCGGAAAGGTACCCTTTACTGAGGTCTACTGCCACGGCCTGATTCGTGATAGCGAAGGCCGAAAGATGTCCAAATCACTGGGCAACGTTGTCGACCCCGTTGACATTGTCGACGGAATCAGCCTGGACGGTCTGCATCAacagctgctgcagggtAACCTAGCCCCAGGCGAGGTCAAGACTGCTGAGAAGTACCAAAAGAAGGCTTTCCCCCAGGGCATTCCTGAGATCGGGGCTGAtgccttgcgcttctccCTCGTGAACTACACCCAGGCCTCTGGTGGCGACATCAACTTTGATATCAAGACGATGCACGGCTACCGAAAGTTCTGCAACAAGATCTACCAGGCTACGAAGTATGTTCTTGGGCGGCTTGGTGAGGATTTCGTTCCTCGCGAGAGCAGTGCCCTGACAGGAAAGGAGAGTCTGCCCGAGCGATGGATCTTGACGAAGCTGAACACAGCCGCAAAGGAGATCAACATCGCCCTGGAGGAGCGGGAATTCGCCCGGTCCACCCAGATCAGCTACCGGTTCCTGTACGATGAGCTGTTTGATGTCTACATCGAGAACTCAAAGACTATCATCTCCGACGGCACCCCCGAGGAATCCCGTTCTGCCCAAGACACACTCTATACCGCGCTCGAGACCGGTTTGCGCATGGTAGCTCCGTTCATGCCCTTCCTGACCGAAGAGCTCTGGCAACGTCTCCCACGCAGACCCAACGACAGCACATCCTCAATCACTGTTGCAAATTACCCAGAGTACGAATCGTCCTTCGATGACCCGAAATCAGAGGCCACCTATGAGCTTATCCTGGGCTGCTCAAAGGGCGTCCGTTCCCTCTTAGCCGACTACGCTGTGAAGGATAAAGGCGTTGCCTATATCACGCCTCTGAACCAGGACTCGCACGACACCATCTCAGCCCAGCTCCTCACAATCAAGTCCCTCAGCGGAAAAACACCAGTGGATATCAAGATCCTCAACTTTGGCGAAACAAGCCCTACCGGCTGCGCGGTCTTCCCTGTTTCCGCTGCTGCGAATGTCTACCTTGAAGTCAAGAACCGCATCAAGGATGCCTCGAAGGAGGTTGCGAAGTTCAAGGCCAAGTTGGCTGAGGCGCAACGAGACCAGGAAGATATTGAAGGGATCACGGCAGAGCTGCACAAGGTCCAGGATAAGGATGTGACTGAGGCTCTGCGATCAGCCGAACGCCGGAAGCACGATGTCGGTGCTACGCTGCGGGCACTGGAAGAGACTGTCGCGAtgtttgagaagatggctgtTTATATTATGCATGGAACTAAGTAG